A genomic stretch from Kovacikia minuta CCNUW1 includes:
- a CDS encoding ferritin-like domain-containing protein: MMQTYSFEQQFQPPTQMAPDSYLGKIISLLQGIARHEMTGVCMYTYFQLLISGINKPQISEVFEKSAAESLAHYSQAVQFMLLYGGRSYIPCSCDPIVYLNDPQTSISEAIRAAINHEKTAVESYRKLFSVTSGKETELTNWAQTQAQAELEDLLEFQQILGVV, translated from the coding sequence ATGATGCAAACCTATTCTTTTGAACAGCAATTTCAACCTCCAACCCAGATGGCACCAGACAGCTATTTAGGCAAAATAATCTCACTCCTTCAAGGAATTGCAAGACATGAGATGACAGGGGTTTGTATGTATACCTATTTTCAACTTCTCATAAGTGGAATAAACAAACCTCAAATAAGTGAAGTGTTTGAGAAGAGTGCAGCAGAGTCTCTAGCCCATTACTCTCAAGCTGTTCAGTTTATGCTCCTCTACGGAGGACGCAGCTATATCCCCTGTAGTTGTGATCCAATTGTTTATTTGAACGATCCTCAAACCTCAATTTCAGAAGCAATTAGAGCGGCAATCAACCACGAAAAGACTGCTGTTGAAAGTTACAGAAAGCTGTTCTCTGTTACCAGCGGGAAAGAAACGGAATTAACCAATTGGGCACAAACCCAGGCTCAGGCAGAACTGGAAGACTTGTTAGAATTCCAGCAAATTTTAGGGGTTGTCTAG
- a CDS encoding HNH endonuclease, with product MMNKILIKNMEFEQELYKIGSLCFRGHEWGSTGLSLRAKKGSSDCVECRKFRTKKSKSLALAEKRVLALERKQALESLEISLGIDRTRYYLGSIGVCGHEWMNSGYTLRRKGDAPRKGATCIVCACIQNSSPLLEADRLYWFVRSKDQLIQDTCREFPELNTDFVFLGNICRNGHVWNETGRSLRYTHRANSPCVSCSEDLNERNRDSKRERARERYWMPGGKESYYRSAYRRLALKNGGSSSGLNKSQRELLKMILKGACAYCRNIPLPEELELDHVIPLSQGGDDTPENLLPCCLSCNRSKKDKDFLSWYTIQPFYSKAGISEIFQILGIPVPEQFWVS from the coding sequence ATGATGAATAAAATACTCATCAAAAATATGGAATTTGAACAGGAGCTTTACAAGATTGGCAGCCTTTGTTTTAGGGGGCATGAGTGGGGTAGTACTGGGCTGAGTTTAAGAGCGAAGAAGGGTAGCTCGGACTGTGTCGAATGTAGAAAATTTAGAACCAAAAAATCGAAGTCTTTGGCTTTAGCAGAGAAACGAGTTTTAGCCCTTGAAAGGAAACAGGCTTTAGAAAGTTTAGAAATTTCACTTGGAATAGATAGAACTCGCTATTATTTGGGTTCTATAGGAGTCTGTGGGCATGAGTGGATGAATTCTGGTTACACCCTAAGAAGGAAGGGTGACGCTCCTCGAAAAGGCGCAACTTGTATTGTCTGTGCATGTATCCAAAATTCAAGTCCCTTGCTTGAAGCAGATAGACTCTATTGGTTTGTTAGGTCAAAAGATCAGTTGATTCAAGATACCTGCCGTGAGTTTCCTGAGTTGAACACAGATTTTGTTTTTTTGGGAAACATTTGTAGAAATGGGCATGTCTGGAATGAGACTGGTAGAAGTCTTCGTTACACCCATCGTGCAAATAGTCCATGCGTTTCCTGTTCTGAAGACTTGAATGAAAGAAACAGGGACTCTAAAAGGGAAAGAGCTAGGGAGCGTTATTGGATGCCAGGAGGAAAAGAGTCTTATTATCGGTCTGCTTATAGAAGGTTGGCTCTTAAAAATGGCGGATCAAGTTCAGGGTTAAATAAAAGCCAGCGAGAATTACTAAAAATGATTCTTAAAGGAGCTTGCGCTTATTGTCGAAATATTCCTTTGCCAGAAGAACTTGAATTGGATCATGTTATCCCTTTGAGCCAGGGGGGTGATGACACGCCTGAAAACCTCCTGCCCTGCTGTCTTTCATGCAATCGTTCAAAAAAGGATAAAGATTTCCTTTCTTGGTATACAATTCAACCTTTTTATTCTAAAGCTGGAATTTCCGAAATTTTTCAAATCCTTGGAATCCCTGTACCTGAACAGTTTTGGGTCTCCTGA
- a CDS encoding DUF4326 domain-containing protein, protein MSITVVSPKTLSDSFEGKRIYIDRRGVLGNPFELEGESNREAVVRAFGVYLYQVYEKDADPAEESNRLAQKHGLAISKSWKRPTREAFVTKFTELLTLHKEQTSLELVCHCKHPEKEVACHGDMYVRAINYYATKEF, encoded by the coding sequence ATGTCGATTACAGTTGTTAGTCCTAAGACCCTTTCAGACTCCTTTGAAGGCAAGCGTATTTACATTGACCGCAGAGGCGTATTAGGGAACCCCTTCGAGTTAGAGGGTGAATCCAATCGTGAGGCTGTTGTTCGTGCGTTTGGGGTGTACTTGTATCAAGTCTACGAAAAGGACGCTGACCCTGCTGAAGAATCAAATCGGCTTGCCCAGAAGCATGGTCTTGCGATCTCAAAGTCCTGGAAACGTCCCACACGCGAAGCTTTTGTTACAAAGTTTACCGAACTTTTAACCTTGCATAAAGAGCAGACAAGTCTTGAATTGGTCTGTCATTGCAAACACCCTGAGAAAGAAGTTGCCTGTCATGGTGACATGTATGTTCGGGCAATTAATTACTATGCAACAAAGGAGTTTTAG
- the ssb gene encoding single-stranded DNA-binding protein: MNTLTAIGRLSADSQTRFFESGSILSEFSLVVNRVPYRNDQGKKITPPPTYLTCKYWHRSGELPEYLIKGKQIGITAQLETESWKDRQTGENRYKLVARVNQLDLLADPRESAQPEESTHQSAESSSVQGVTEIEVEPIPY; the protein is encoded by the coding sequence ATGAATACCTTAACTGCCATTGGTCGGTTGTCTGCTGACTCTCAGACAAGGTTCTTTGAGAGCGGTTCAATCCTCTCTGAATTCAGCCTTGTGGTTAACCGAGTCCCTTATCGAAACGATCAAGGGAAGAAGATTACCCCTCCTCCGACCTATCTCACCTGCAAATACTGGCACAGGTCTGGAGAACTGCCAGAATATTTAATTAAGGGCAAACAAATCGGCATCACTGCTCAGTTAGAGACCGAGTCCTGGAAGGATCGTCAGACAGGGGAGAATCGTTACAAGCTTGTCGCTAGAGTAAATCAGCTAGACCTTTTGGCTGACCCTCGCGAGTCTGCTCAGCCAGAGGAATCCACCCATCAATCTGCTGAATCATCTTCTGTTCAGGGCGTAACTGAAATCGAAGTTGAGCCGATTCCTTACTAG
- a CDS encoding nucleoside triphosphate pyrophosphohydrolase family protein, which produces MPMHQKGLTKLMEEMGELTQVAAKKSSYLYTDVHPDNNGLLSSRMEEEVGDVLAAIEFVIGKHRLNREVIEQRRQKKLKIFREWDFSDPKQARDQEGQKNIPYNTDPSVVGERVK; this is translated from the coding sequence ATGCCAATGCATCAGAAGGGATTAACAAAATTGATGGAAGAGATGGGAGAACTCACCCAGGTTGCAGCGAAAAAATCAAGCTATCTCTATACGGACGTGCATCCTGACAATAATGGATTATTGTCTTCAAGAATGGAAGAGGAGGTGGGAGATGTCCTGGCTGCAATTGAATTTGTTATCGGGAAACACAGACTTAACCGGGAAGTAATTGAGCAAAGGAGACAGAAGAAATTGAAGATATTTAGAGAGTGGGATTTTTCAGATCCTAAGCAAGCAAGGGATCAAGAGGGCCAAAAAAATATCCCCTACAACACAGATCCTTCTGTGGTAGGGGAAAGGGTCAAGTGA
- a CDS encoding PadR family transcriptional regulator, whose protein sequence is MPKKTKVIKTTPAEQLILFAINNREVYGLEIQEMILKCSKGTNSVKSGTLYPVLHSLERKNLVESRWGDENKSEDPRRRYYCLKEEGFAVIKNVLDFQKSLLNP, encoded by the coding sequence ATGCCGAAGAAAACTAAGGTAATTAAAACTACCCCCGCAGAACAGCTAATCCTGTTTGCTATCAACAACCGAGAGGTGTACGGGCTAGAGATTCAAGAAATGATTTTGAAATGCAGCAAGGGAACCAATTCGGTTAAGTCTGGAACGCTTTATCCGGTCTTACATTCCCTTGAAAGAAAGAATCTTGTCGAGTCCAGGTGGGGGGATGAAAACAAGAGTGAAGACCCAAGGAGACGGTACTACTGTCTTAAAGAAGAAGGATTTGCTGTTATTAAAAATGTTCTTGATTTTCAAAAAAGTCTTCTAAACCCATGA
- a CDS encoding FtsK/SpoIIIE domain-containing protein has translation MDYTYLFNFSEMPSQDEVEKLKLLLQNLNVLDPNKLWTKELPQMARQLPIVAQRNGFNPSAIGIIVIRQKILSILVENGNQAEIFSMGQDLKLEIDVVQNEFRQIEQKLIEYGYLSPSPAVPVTPVTPVTPVTPVTPVTPIQPTQSSQSAPVPISTPITETTPIPSKNELDVKGFQLAKAFQSRLPGIDFIPPACTKGLMHYRLTFFKPLRFQYSMIDGCIPEVLSDSGFDPNMQVAVERLPGNRFTLHIPKPREEWVSVDFCLPNYQPQIWDDLKAPFLLDLEGYGKYIDLTSGALLIGQPNKGKSTGLRTIILGLSHLYGKNIRFFVNIDLKNGQTLSPLKGSPWTKGVVDLGKAEVFHEGEILTSKDASVKDKALKLFEEVLLPLVKRRSDLFEQAHVDKIQDYNKVSGIPMPWYPILIDEFQRREEVLGEKVCKYIDDAILQWRCYGMPVIATAQYADQKMSLPPAIRAGFGSKVAFKTSEQAAKMIFDDSYWCSQVPKLMGDGDCIIYDNEFIRGRCLNASSKLFYELLHSSPKARELHQVLEGTNVKTFEPQMADAELETSFW, from the coding sequence ATGGACTATACCTACCTATTTAACTTTAGTGAAATGCCAAGCCAAGACGAAGTAGAGAAGCTGAAGCTTCTACTTCAAAACTTAAACGTACTTGACCCGAACAAGCTCTGGACAAAAGAACTGCCTCAGATGGCACGTCAGTTGCCGATTGTTGCTCAACGCAACGGGTTCAACCCCAGTGCAATTGGGATTATCGTGATCAGGCAAAAAATCCTCTCAATCCTGGTAGAAAACGGGAACCAGGCTGAAATCTTTTCTATGGGTCAAGATTTGAAATTGGAAATTGATGTAGTCCAGAACGAATTTAGACAGATTGAACAGAAGTTGATTGAGTATGGATACTTGTCTCCATCTCCGGCTGTTCCGGTTACTCCGGTTACTCCGGTTACTCCGGTTACTCCGGTTACTCCGGTTACTCCTATTCAACCTACTCAATCCAGCCAGTCTGCTCCTGTTCCGATTTCTACACCGATTACAGAAACGACTCCAATTCCTTCTAAGAACGAGTTAGATGTCAAAGGGTTTCAATTGGCAAAGGCTTTTCAGTCCAGACTACCGGGAATAGATTTTATCCCTCCAGCCTGTACTAAAGGGCTAATGCATTATCGCTTGACTTTTTTCAAGCCACTCAGGTTTCAGTACAGCATGATTGACGGATGTATCCCCGAAGTTCTATCAGATTCGGGATTTGATCCGAATATGCAAGTTGCAGTTGAGCGGCTACCCGGAAACAGATTCACTTTGCATATTCCTAAACCAAGGGAAGAATGGGTGTCTGTAGATTTCTGTTTGCCGAACTACCAACCTCAAATTTGGGATGATTTGAAAGCCCCCTTTCTGCTGGATTTAGAGGGCTATGGAAAATACATTGATTTGACCTCTGGTGCCCTATTGATTGGGCAGCCCAACAAGGGGAAGAGTACCGGACTAAGAACAATCATCCTGGGACTAAGCCACCTATACGGGAAAAATATTCGTTTCTTTGTAAATATCGATCTTAAGAATGGGCAAACTCTCTCCCCGTTAAAGGGAAGTCCCTGGACAAAGGGAGTAGTTGACTTAGGGAAAGCAGAGGTCTTCCATGAAGGAGAAATTCTGACTTCAAAAGATGCCTCAGTTAAGGACAAGGCACTCAAGTTGTTCGAGGAAGTTCTGCTTCCTTTAGTTAAGCGTCGAAGCGATTTATTTGAGCAAGCCCATGTAGACAAAATTCAGGATTACAACAAGGTATCAGGTATTCCAATGCCCTGGTATCCAATCCTTATCGACGAGTTTCAGAGAAGAGAGGAGGTATTGGGAGAAAAGGTCTGCAAGTATATTGACGATGCAATTTTGCAATGGAGGTGTTATGGAATGCCTGTGATTGCAACAGCCCAATATGCAGATCAGAAAATGAGTTTGCCTCCTGCAATTAGGGCAGGATTTGGAAGCAAAGTCGCTTTCAAAACATCCGAACAGGCAGCGAAGATGATTTTCGATGATTCCTACTGGTGTTCACAAGTCCCTAAATTAATGGGGGATGGAGATTGTATCATCTACGACAATGAATTTATTCGGGGTCGTTGCTTAAATGCGAGTAGCAAGCTCTTTTACGAATTACTTCACAGTTCGCCCAAAGCAAGAGAACTACATCAAGTTTTAGAGGGAACAAACGTCAAAACATTTGAACCTCAAATGGCAGACGCAGAGTTGGAAACATCTTTTTGGTAA
- a CDS encoding LexA family protein has translation MEESSTSRQALVDCLIQAIEKDDYQGARNTLDTIFEQNFPVLVEVATLPKTRYRVFIWVFQYIRRNRVAPTLKEIERALDLTQSSVQNALAKLKIDGYLTWEKGSPRSIRILRTRI, from the coding sequence ATGGAAGAATCTTCAACTTCAAGACAGGCACTTGTCGATTGTCTGATTCAAGCAATTGAAAAAGATGATTATCAGGGTGCCAGGAACACTCTAGACACAATCTTCGAGCAGAATTTTCCTGTTTTGGTTGAAGTTGCAACCCTTCCTAAGACCCGTTACAGAGTGTTTATCTGGGTGTTTCAATATATTCGACGGAATAGAGTTGCACCCACACTTAAGGAGATTGAGAGGGCATTAGACCTTACTCAATCTTCTGTTCAGAATGCTCTTGCAAAGCTGAAAATTGACGGGTATCTAACCTGGGAGAAAGGAAGTCCCCGGTCAATCAGAATTCTTCGGACTCGTATTTAG
- a CDS encoding glycosyltransferase translates to MSKISLITTFIDRAAYLPDCIESTLGQTFEDWELILFDDGSTDKSLDICLEYARQDFRIKVIQSEHVGRAPALVEAYKHCTGKYIGWLDSDDFLAPTCLEDTVGLLDRLSQDVGVVYTDYIVTNEDGSFKEYGKVTQTPYSREKILVQFMTYQFRLIRREAYEAAGGVDPTCLCCMDVDFCIRLSEVTGFYHLQKPLYFCRHHKDCITFQKRFQQIEFTARSVRQALKRRGMNNIELEVQTFTRFTLIDKLAKPSAPKSSAWALDEDTLQWILDFIQENEIKTVVELGTGESTLMFAEAQKKGVIEDFRSLEHDSVWYESIISRLSEKGFSSESVLFCPLRLINSIPWYDISKASLPTIDLLLVDGPPGDLHLTSRYPVLSQLKPFLSANTFILIDDFYRYGEQQAVGHWLKEYPTLKLVDLIKTQTGLAVLQFQPD, encoded by the coding sequence GTGTCAAAAATTTCCCTGATCACAACATTCATTGATCGGGCTGCATATCTTCCCGACTGCATTGAATCAACTCTTGGTCAAACCTTTGAAGACTGGGAGTTGATTCTTTTCGATGATGGTTCAACGGATAAATCTCTAGATATTTGTCTAGAATATGCCCGTCAAGATTTCCGAATCAAGGTGATTCAGTCTGAGCATGTTGGCAGGGCACCCGCTTTAGTTGAAGCCTATAAGCACTGTACGGGAAAATATATTGGATGGTTAGATAGCGACGATTTCTTAGCTCCAACATGCCTTGAGGATACAGTGGGGCTTTTAGATCGCCTTTCCCAGGATGTAGGCGTTGTCTACACCGATTACATTGTCACCAATGAGGATGGCTCATTTAAGGAATATGGGAAGGTTACACAAACCCCTTATTCCAGGGAAAAGATTCTGGTTCAGTTCATGACTTACCAGTTTCGATTAATTCGGAGAGAAGCTTACGAGGCTGCTGGGGGAGTCGATCCAACCTGTCTTTGCTGTATGGATGTGGATTTCTGTATCAGACTGTCAGAGGTGACAGGCTTTTATCATCTGCAAAAGCCCCTGTATTTTTGCCGTCACCATAAGGATTGCATAACTTTCCAGAAACGATTTCAACAGATTGAGTTTACAGCCAGGTCGGTGCGTCAGGCTCTAAAGCGTAGAGGGATGAATAATATTGAACTTGAGGTTCAGACCTTTACTCGTTTTACTTTAATTGACAAACTTGCTAAACCTTCTGCTCCCAAGTCAAGCGCATGGGCACTTGATGAAGATACTCTCCAGTGGATATTAGACTTTATTCAGGAGAACGAGATCAAAACAGTTGTGGAACTGGGTACAGGTGAATCAACCTTAATGTTTGCAGAGGCTCAGAAAAAAGGAGTGATTGAAGACTTTCGCTCTTTAGAGCATGATTCAGTCTGGTACGAATCAATCATCAGCCGTCTTAGTGAGAAAGGGTTTTCTTCGGAAAGTGTTCTTTTCTGCCCACTGAGGCTAATCAATTCGATTCCCTGGTATGACATCTCGAAAGCCAGTCTTCCGACAATCGATCTATTGCTAGTAGACGGCCCTCCAGGAGATCTCCATCTCACCAGTCGGTATCCAGTTCTGTCCCAGTTAAAACCATTCCTTTCAGCAAATACCTTTATCCTGATAGACGATTTCTATCGATACGGGGAACAACAGGCAGTTGGTCACTGGCTCAAAGAATACCCTACCCTGAAGCTTGTTGACTTAATCAAAACCCAAACCGGATTAGCTGTTTTGCAGTTTCAGCCTGATTAA
- a CDS encoding ELWxxDGT repeat protein: protein MVGHTLATALLLLFTSGIQMVTGHLNINPDYYKFTIPYERIVNINLSGMKADADLYLLSADGSQLNSSAAVGNLAENINTSLPAGEYYLKVQPKALQPEDDYKLKVDQGLTPNVVWRDTSSGSNTLWSINGTSFGSSTSLNSLSGSAWKMGALADFDKDGYSDILFYNDSTGQKTVWFMKDSTYLRAADLTTNGFDSGWTAANWVASAAGDMNLDGNPDILWRNSSTGENQIWLMKGLEAKKVALLPAISGSASEWKLSGVGDYDNDGDLDIYWKRLNASNGQTVVWEMDREVYAQTAASLNNVNSVDWWVRGIADFNSDGYADLLFRRLASTWEAILWLMDGGTAPTSSPTIGTVSGSGWQPMTPYLKANDPIAIDAFGDTTAIAYDLGNGTSTSGVGDYFSSIGSSADRSDYFKIITTGPANITATLYNDQQTGGDQSTVDIRNSSDTVITGITANVNNGSFANISTFQSSAGTFYVKVSQSVGQDANSTADKYKITINVNSQFASSGLPTNFVNIDIGSKGLEPMSLVPFKGQHYFLDSTTENAGLWTTDGTAEGTFQVFSITPASEDLIPTSDRLFFSAYDSDYGIELYESDGTSEGTVLVKDINSSGDSNPSEMIAMGSILYFNATDGTNGRELWKSDGTAAGTMMVKNINTTTNSDGTPGGSNPLDLTIFKGKIYFAAFTGANGYEPWVSDGTSTGTVLLKEISYRAADNIPDSFPYNFIEMNGVLYFVATQYVNPSGTDTGVGVSLWKTDGTSGGTVLVKDINTTAHYGDAGDTPIYEITKIGNTLFLSATNGTDGYQLWSSNGTSGGTAVVRTVNSPTGADPVDLTPVGTTLYYAAKDSTGGVELWKSDGTSGGTVQVKDIYSGSTGSYPHSLTNINGTLYFSAIDSSSGREAWKSDGTSGGTVQVKDIYVGTNSSEPGGFTRLSRKDDLIFFASSEHDGLELYRSCGCSSGTVQIADLGKSFGPINAEFVSNGTISVFGMNSLGNGVEPWKTDGTSGGTVLIKDIVSGSQSSDPHDFVVMGGSFYFIAEDSNEVSRLYKTDGTSAGTGIVHTSGTEVNVQNPVVSGTTLYYFGQTTSGSVTTTSLYKTDGTNAGTSKVKDLNTTGEPVSEVILMGSTLYFSASDGTNGYELWKSDGTSGGTVLVKDINTSGNSLPRFLTPISSTLFFTADDGTNGGELWKSDGTSGGTVLVKNIETTAGLGSEPQKLTAIGSTLYFSATTSANGTELWKSDGTSSGTVLVKDINTGSSGADGSTPQELTPVGSTLYFSATTSTNGTELWKSDGTSGGTVLVKDIYVGSDDSAPSELVNFSGTLYFLAMTPDHGYELWKSDGTSSGTVEIKDFNPGLDYGVSGLKVVGSNLYFVTGQPTTVGFWKI from the coding sequence ATGGTTGGTCATACCCTGGCAACAGCGCTTTTACTTTTGTTCACTTCTGGGATTCAAATGGTCACGGGCCATCTGAACATCAATCCCGACTATTACAAGTTCACAATCCCCTATGAGCGCATCGTTAACATCAATCTTTCTGGAATGAAGGCTGACGCCGATCTCTATCTGCTAAGTGCAGATGGCAGTCAGCTTAATTCTTCTGCTGCTGTTGGGAACCTGGCTGAGAACATCAACACCTCTCTTCCGGCTGGTGAGTATTATCTAAAGGTTCAGCCAAAAGCGCTCCAACCAGAGGATGACTACAAACTGAAAGTTGACCAGGGCTTAACCCCTAATGTGGTATGGCGAGATACTAGCTCTGGTTCTAATACCCTCTGGAGCATAAATGGGACATCATTTGGTTCCAGTACCTCTCTAAACTCACTTTCCGGGTCAGCTTGGAAGATGGGGGCTTTAGCTGACTTTGATAAGGATGGGTACAGCGACATTCTTTTTTATAACGACAGCACCGGACAAAAGACGGTCTGGTTCATGAAGGATTCGACCTATCTTAGAGCAGCCGATCTAACAACGAATGGATTTGATTCTGGATGGACTGCCGCCAATTGGGTAGCCAGCGCAGCAGGCGACATGAACCTGGATGGGAACCCAGATATTCTTTGGCGTAATTCTAGTACTGGTGAAAATCAGATTTGGTTGATGAAGGGTCTTGAAGCTAAGAAAGTGGCTCTCCTTCCTGCTATTTCAGGCAGTGCATCCGAATGGAAGCTTTCAGGAGTCGGTGACTACGACAACGATGGAGACCTGGACATTTATTGGAAGCGGTTGAATGCCAGCAATGGGCAAACCGTTGTCTGGGAGATGGATCGAGAAGTGTACGCCCAGACAGCCGCTTCCCTCAATAATGTGAACTCTGTTGATTGGTGGGTTCGAGGAATTGCCGATTTCAATTCCGATGGATATGCTGATCTTCTTTTCCGTCGATTAGCTTCCACATGGGAAGCAATTCTTTGGTTGATGGATGGAGGTACTGCTCCGACTTCTTCTCCAACGATTGGAACTGTATCCGGTTCTGGTTGGCAACCCATGACTCCTTATCTCAAGGCAAATGATCCAATAGCCATCGACGCCTTTGGAGACACAACAGCCATTGCCTATGACCTGGGGAATGGAACTTCAACTAGTGGGGTTGGAGACTACTTCTCCAGTATTGGGTCTTCAGCAGATCGGAGTGATTACTTTAAGATCATTACAACTGGCCCTGCTAACATCACCGCTACTCTCTACAACGACCAGCAGACTGGTGGAGATCAATCAACCGTTGACATTCGGAATTCCTCTGACACTGTAATTACTGGCATTACAGCGAACGTGAACAACGGTTCCTTTGCGAACATTTCAACTTTTCAATCAAGTGCTGGAACGTTCTATGTGAAGGTTTCTCAGAGTGTTGGACAAGATGCAAACAGCACTGCTGACAAGTACAAAATAACGATCAATGTCAATTCTCAGTTTGCAAGTTCAGGACTTCCTACGAATTTTGTCAATATTGATATTGGTTCAAAAGGCCTAGAGCCGATGAGTCTTGTTCCATTCAAGGGGCAACACTACTTTCTAGACTCGACAACAGAGAATGCAGGGTTGTGGACAACAGATGGAACAGCCGAAGGAACTTTCCAGGTTTTTTCAATTACTCCTGCCTCTGAAGATCTTATCCCAACAAGTGATCGTCTTTTCTTCTCTGCTTACGATTCAGATTATGGGATTGAACTTTATGAAAGTGATGGAACCTCGGAAGGAACGGTGTTAGTGAAGGATATTAATTCCAGTGGAGATTCTAATCCGTCCGAAATGATTGCAATGGGGTCAATCCTCTACTTCAATGCTACCGATGGGACAAATGGAAGGGAACTTTGGAAATCCGATGGAACTGCTGCCGGAACCATGATGGTTAAAAACATCAATACAACAACTAATAGTGATGGTACTCCCGGAGGTTCAAATCCATTAGATTTGACAATTTTCAAAGGAAAGATCTATTTTGCTGCTTTTACTGGTGCAAATGGATATGAACCTTGGGTTAGTGATGGAACATCAACTGGGACAGTTCTATTAAAGGAAATCAGCTATCGTGCTGCTGATAATATTCCTGATTCTTTTCCTTACAACTTTATTGAAATGAATGGAGTGCTTTATTTTGTTGCAACTCAGTATGTTAATCCATCGGGGACAGATACAGGTGTTGGTGTTAGTCTCTGGAAAACAGACGGAACCTCTGGTGGAACAGTATTAGTCAAGGATATTAATACAACTGCTCACTATGGGGACGCCGGGGATACTCCAATTTACGAAATAACAAAAATTGGAAATACCCTGTTTTTGAGTGCAACCAATGGAACGGATGGCTATCAGCTTTGGAGTTCCAACGGTACAAGTGGCGGGACTGCTGTTGTGAGAACTGTTAATAGTCCGACTGGAGCAGATCCCGTTGACTTAACACCAGTAGGAACAACGCTTTATTATGCTGCAAAAGACTCTACGGGTGGTGTTGAGCTTTGGAAGTCCGATGGGACTTCCGGTGGAACTGTTCAAGTGAAAGATATTTACTCTGGCTCTACAGGATCCTATCCCCACAGTTTGACTAATATTAATGGGACACTCTACTTTTCTGCAATCGATTCAAGTTCTGGGCGTGAAGCATGGAAGTCCGATGGGACTTCCGGTGGAACTGTTCAAGTGAAAGATATTTACGTTGGAACAAACAGTTCTGAACCTGGAGGTTTTACTCGTTTAAGCAGAAAAGACGATTTAATCTTTTTTGCCTCATCTGAGCATGATGGATTAGAGCTTTATAGAAGTTGCGGCTGTTCCTCCGGGACAGTTCAAATTGCCGATCTTGGAAAAAGCTTTGGCCCTATCAATGCAGAGTTTGTTTCAAATGGGACAATCTCTGTTTTTGGAATGAATTCTTTAGGCAATGGAGTTGAACCTTGGAAAACAGACGGGACTTCTGGCGGAACTGTTTTGATTAAAGATATTGTTTCTGGATCTCAGAGTTCTGATCCTCATGATTTTGTTGTCATGGGAGGAAGTTTCTATTTCATTGCAGAAGATTCAAATGAGGTGTCTAGGCTTTATAAGACAGATGGTACTTCTGCTGGAACTGGTATTGTTCACACTTCCGGGACGGAAGTTAACGTTCAAAATCCTGTAGTTAGTGGAACAACTCTTTACTATTTTGGGCAAACTACTTCTGGGAGTGTCACAACAACTTCACTCTACAAAACAGATGGAACAAATGCTGGAACTTCAAAAGTAAAAGATCTCAATACTACTGGAGAACCTGTCTCCGAAGTTATTTTGATGGGATCAACTCTTTACTTTTCTGCTAGTGATGGTACGAATGGCTATGAGCTTTGGAAATCCGATGGGACTTCTGGTGGAACGGTTTTAGTAAAGGACATCAATACATCAGGAAATTCTTTACCCCGCTTTTTGACACCTATTAGTAGTACTCTTTTCTTTACTGCTGATGATGGTACTAATGGTGGCGAACTTTGGAAGTCCGACGGGACTTCTGGCGGAACAGTTCTGGTGAAGAATATAGAAACAACAGCAGGATTAGGGTCTGAGCCTCAAAAACTAACAGCCATTGGCTCAACTCTTTATTTCAGTGCAACGACTTCAGCTAACGGAACTGAACTTTGGAAATCCGATGGAACTTCTAGTGGAACAGTTCTAGTAAAAGACATCAATACAGGATCGAGTGGAGCAGATGGATCAACTCCACAAGAATTAACACCTGTTGGTTCAACCCTTTATTTCAGTGCAACGACTTCAACTAATGGAACTGAACTTTGGAAATCTGATGGAACTTCTGGTGGGACGGTTTTGGTTAAAGATATTTATGTTGGATCTGATGATTCTGCCCCAAGTGAATTGGTGAATTTTTCTGGAACTCTTTATTTTCTGGCGATGACACCTGATCATGGTTATGAGCTTTGGAAATCCGATGGAACTTCTAGTGGAACAGTCGAAATAAAGGATTTCAATCCCGGATTGGATTATGGTGTTTCAGGACTGAAGGTTGTTGGATCAAATCTTTATTTTGTTACAGGTCAACCCACAACTGTTGGTTTCTGGAAAATCTGA